A portion of the Segatella copri DSM 18205 genome contains these proteins:
- a CDS encoding alpha/beta hydrolase family protein, with the protein MNKRLMFSAALVMAGELDYRVPYTQSLQYFTALQTLNIPSRLIVLKYDGHWPSNLKSMPLYYNAHLGWFHRYLGGAPAPWDTEKMVNNEIEY; encoded by the coding sequence ATGAACAAGAGATTGATGTTTTCGGCAGCACTCGTGATGGCGGGCGAGTTGGACTATCGTGTACCGTATACCCAGAGTTTGCAGTATTTCACAGCTTTGCAGACCCTGAACATTCCTTCTCGACTGATAGTTTTGAAGTATGATGGTCACTGGCCAAGCAACCTGAAGTCGATGCCGCTCTATTACAACGCGCACCTCGGCTGGTTCCATCGTTATCTCGGTGGTGCTCCTGCACCTTGGGATACAGAGAAGATGGTGAATAATGAGATAGAGTACTAA
- a CDS encoding heavy metal-binding domain-containing protein produces MILSTTPTIEGHPIREYRGVVTGETIIGTNFVKDFFASVRDVIGGRSGSYESTLREAKDTALREMADRAASLGCNAIVGIDLDYETVGNSGSMLMVTCSGTAVII; encoded by the coding sequence ATGATTTTAAGTACCACTCCAACCATAGAAGGCCACCCTATCCGTGAATACCGTGGCGTAGTAACCGGCGAAACCATCATCGGTACCAACTTTGTAAAGGATTTCTTTGCCAGTGTCCGTGATGTAATCGGCGGCAGAAGCGGTTCTTACGAAAGCACCCTCCGCGAGGCTAAGGATACAGCCCTCAGAGAGATGGCCGACCGTGCCGCATCCCTGGGCTGCAACGCCATCGTGGGCATCGACCTGGATTACGAAACTGTAGGCAACAGCGGCTCCATGCTGATGGTTACGTGCAGCGGAACGGCGGTGATTATCTAA
- a CDS encoding ATP-binding protein: MASKRYPLGIQTFSEIVKGNYFYADKTAIVYQLAHYAKFHFLSRPRRFGKSLFVSTLQAYFEGKKELFKGLAIEQMEKEWTAYPVIHLDLSCGKYYSLENTYSILNGILEVEEKKYGLKVNPIDEKSFGGRLKNILLAAAAQTGKQVVVLIDEYDAPMHDSVSDEDIQKTIRNIMRDFFSPLKQQEGNIRFVFITGISKFSQLSIFSELNNLKILTLKDEYSSCCGITKSELTQYFREGIEEMAEHNGLTYEETLGQLKQHYDGYHFSINSEDIFNPYSIINALDDKEFNSYWFTSGTPTFLVELLQQKNLDMLNLDDLWVNDDRFDTPTEKLTDPIPVLFQSGYLTIKGYERRGKLYHLCFPNQEVRQGFSKSLVRYYTAQDMNRYDAIVYAYSKNVLINDDMGAFMPHLKAFYDKFPYTIINNNERHYQAVIFTIFTMLGEDVKVEHTTSDGRIDLVLKTDKSIFIFELKYKKSADIAMAQISDKDYAKAFADDGRKVVKVGINFSENQRSIEDWVIE; this comes from the coding sequence ATGGCTTCAAAGAGATATCCTTTGGGAATACAAACGTTCTCCGAAATCGTGAAGGGGAATTACTTCTATGCTGACAAGACGGCTATCGTCTATCAGTTGGCTCATTATGCCAAGTTTCATTTTCTGAGTCGCCCGCGTCGATTCGGAAAATCCTTGTTTGTATCTACCCTCCAGGCTTATTTCGAGGGTAAGAAAGAACTGTTCAAGGGCCTTGCCATCGAACAGATGGAGAAGGAATGGACGGCATATCCTGTCATCCACTTGGATCTGAGCTGCGGTAAGTATTATAGTTTAGAGAATACATATTCAATTCTAAACGGAATACTAGAAGTAGAAGAGAAAAAATATGGTTTAAAAGTTAATCCAATAGATGAGAAGTCTTTTGGAGGTCGTCTTAAGAACATCTTGCTTGCAGCAGCTGCTCAAACAGGTAAACAAGTTGTTGTTCTCATAGACGAATATGATGCTCCTATGCATGATTCTGTCAGTGACGAAGACATACAGAAGACCATCCGCAATATCATGCGAGATTTCTTCAGCCCTTTGAAGCAACAAGAGGGAAACATCCGCTTTGTATTCATTACAGGTATTTCCAAGTTTAGTCAGCTCAGCATCTTTAGCGAGTTGAACAATCTCAAGATTCTCACGTTGAAGGATGAATACAGTAGCTGTTGTGGTATTACCAAGAGTGAATTGACTCAGTATTTCCGTGAGGGTATCGAGGAGATGGCTGAGCATAATGGACTTACTTATGAGGAGACCTTAGGGCAACTCAAGCAGCATTATGATGGCTACCACTTCAGTATCAATAGCGAGGATATCTTTAATCCTTACAGCATTATCAATGCTTTGGATGATAAGGAGTTTAATAGCTATTGGTTTACATCTGGTACGCCTACGTTTCTGGTGGAGTTGTTGCAGCAGAAGAATTTGGATATGCTCAATCTGGACGATTTATGGGTTAATGATGATCGTTTTGATACCCCTACTGAAAAGCTTACAGACCCGATTCCTGTTCTTTTCCAGAGTGGTTATCTTACCATTAAAGGATATGAGCGAAGGGGAAAATTGTATCATCTCTGTTTTCCAAATCAAGAAGTAAGACAAGGCTTCTCGAAAAGTCTCGTCCGGTATTATACTGCGCAAGACATGAACAGATATGATGCCATCGTGTATGCTTATTCCAAGAATGTGCTCATCAATGATGACATGGGTGCCTTTATGCCTCACTTGAAGGCATTCTATGATAAGTTCCCATATACGATTATCAACAATAATGAGCGTCACTATCAAGCCGTGATATTCACCATCTTCACCATGCTTGGCGAAGATGTGAAAGTGGAGCATACCACTTCGGATGGAAGAATAGACCTTGTGCTCAAGACGGATAAGAGTATCTTTATCTTTGAGTTGAAATATAAGAAGTCTGCCGACATCGCCATGGCGCAAATCAGCGACAAGGACTATGCCAAGGCTTTTGCAGATGATGGGCGAAAGGTTGTGAAAGTGGGTATTAACTTCTCGGAAAACCAGCGAAGTATAGAGGATTGGGTGATAGAATAA
- a CDS encoding ATP-binding protein: MASKRYPLGIQTFSEIVKGNYFYADKTAIVYQLAHYAKFHFLSRPRRFGKSLFVSTLQAYFEGKKELFKGLAIEQMEKEWTAYPVIHLDLSCGKYYSLENTYSILNGILEVEEKKYGLKVNPIDEKSFGGRLKNILLAAAAQTGKQVVVLIDEYDAPMHDSVSDEELQKTIRNIMRDFFSPLKQQEGNIRFVFITGISKFSQLSIFSELNNLKILTLKDEYSSCCGITKSELTQYFREGIEEMAEHNGLTYEETLQQLKQHYDGYHFSINSEDIFNPYSIINALDDKEFNSYWFTSGTPTFLIELMQQKNLDMMDLNDIWARAKRFDVPTETITDPVPVLFQSGYLTIKGYDKQLGMYYLSFPNQEVRQGFSESLCQYYTPSEVGELDAIVYAYKKNVLINDDMEAFMPHLKAFYDKFPYTIINNNERHYQAVIFTIFTMLGEDVKVEHTTSDGRIDLVLKTDKSIFIFELKYKKSADIAMAQISDKNYAKAFADDGRKVVKVGINFSENQRSIEDWVIE; this comes from the coding sequence ATGGCTTCAAAGAGATATCCTTTGGGAATACAAACGTTCTCCGAAATCGTGAAGGGGAATTACTTCTATGCTGACAAGACGGCTATCGTCTATCAGTTGGCTCATTATGCCAAGTTTCATTTTCTGAGTCGCCCACGTCGATTCGGAAAATCCTTGTTTGTATCTACCCTCCAGGCTTATTTCGAGGGTAAGAAAGAACTGTTCAAGGGACTTGCCATCGAACAGATGGAGAAGGAATGGACGGCATATCCTGTCATCCACCTGGATCTGAGCTGTGGTAAGTATTATAGTTTGGAGAATACATATTCAATTCTAAACGGAATACTAGAAGTAGAAGAGAAAAAATATGGTTTAAAGGTTAATCCAATAGATGAGAAGTCTTTTGGTGGTCGTCTTAAGAACATCTTGCTTGCAGCAGCTGCTCAAACAGGTAAACAAGTTGTCGTTCTCATCGATGAATATGACGCACCTATGCATGATTCTGTAAGTGACGAAGAGTTGCAGAAGACCATCCGCAACATCATGAGAGATTTCTTCAGCCCTTTGAAGCAACAAGAGGGAAACATCCGCTTTGTATTCATCACAGGCATTTCCAAGTTTAGTCAGCTCAGCATCTTTAGCGAGTTGAACAATCTCAAGATTCTCACGTTGAAGGATGAATACAGTAGCTGTTGTGGTATTACCAAGAGTGAATTGACTCAGTATTTCCGTGAGGGAATCGAGGAGATGGCTGAGCATAATGGACTCACTTATGAGGAGACCTTGCAGCAACTCAAGCAGCATTATGATGGCTACCATTTCAGTATCAATAGCGAGGATATCTTCAATCCTTACAGCATTATCAATGCTTTGGATGATAAGGAGTTTAATAGCTATTGGTTTACATCTGGTACGCCTACTTTCTTGATAGAACTGATGCAGCAGAAGAATTTGGATATGATGGACTTAAATGATATCTGGGCTAGAGCTAAACGCTTCGATGTTCCTACTGAGACGATTACCGACCCTGTGCCAGTCCTTTTCCAAAGTGGGTATCTTACGATTAAGGGATATGATAAGCAGTTAGGTATGTATTACCTTAGTTTTCCTAATCAAGAAGTTAGACAAGGTTTTTCGGAAAGCCTTTGCCAATATTATACCCCTTCAGAGGTAGGTGAACTTGATGCTATCGTATATGCTTATAAAAAGAATGTGCTCATCAATGATGACATGGAAGCCTTTATGCCTCATTTGAAGGCATTCTATGATAAGTTCCCATATACGATTATCAACAATAATGAGCGTCACTATCAAGCCGTGATATTCACCATCTTCACCATGCTTGGCGAAGATGTGAAGGTGGAGCATACCACTTCGGATGGAAGAATAGACCTTGTGCTCAAGACGGATAAGAGTATCTTTATCTTTGAGTTGAAATATAAGAAGTCTGCCGACATCGCCATGGCGCAAATCAGCGATAAGAACTATGCCAAGGCTTTTGCCGATGATGGGCGAAAGGTTGTGAAAGTGGGTATTAACTTCTCGGAAAACCAGCGAAGTATAGAGGATTGGGTGATAGAATAA
- a CDS encoding Abi family protein: MEEDKTTHQFKPNSRFEDAVALYNFDIELRDLMFKAVQRLEIALRTKIIQEFSLAHGPFWFFDTSLADDEHKFIENMNSIDRELQRCKEDFIKEHRRNYDKPIFPPAWKTLELASFGTLSKLYYNFGDKKLKKRVARQFNLPQHEVLESWMRSVTVLRNCCAHHSRLWNRYLSNAPQMNASLRGAWVNIEGVDANKVYAIACCIAYWLDSMGYGLDFKNELKSLLVSYPQVDPAAMGFPENWISEPLWR; this comes from the coding sequence ATGGAGGAAGACAAGACTACACATCAGTTTAAGCCTAATAGTAGATTTGAAGATGCCGTAGCTCTCTATAACTTTGATATAGAGTTGAGAGATTTGATGTTCAAGGCTGTTCAACGATTAGAGATTGCTTTGCGCACAAAGATTATACAAGAGTTCTCTTTGGCACATGGACCATTTTGGTTCTTTGATACAAGCCTTGCTGACGATGAGCACAAGTTTATTGAGAATATGAACTCCATAGACCGAGAGCTTCAGCGTTGTAAAGAGGACTTTATCAAGGAACATAGGCGCAACTATGACAAGCCGATATTCCCTCCTGCATGGAAAACGCTTGAACTGGCATCTTTCGGTACGCTTTCAAAACTCTATTACAATTTCGGTGACAAGAAGTTGAAGAAGCGTGTAGCTCGTCAGTTCAATCTTCCACAGCATGAGGTGTTGGAAAGTTGGATGCGTAGTGTAACTGTCCTAAGAAACTGTTGCGCTCATCACTCACGACTTTGGAATCGTTATCTCTCCAATGCTCCACAAATGAATGCCTCTTTGCGTGGTGCATGGGTGAACATAGAAGGTGTTGATGCGAACAAAGTATATGCTATAGCCTGTTGTATTGCATATTGGCTTGATTCTATGGGATATGGATTGGACTTCAAGAATGAGCTCAAATCCTTACTCGTTTCTTATCCACAGGTAGATCCTGCAGCAATGGGATTCCCTGAAAATTGGATTTCCGAGCCCCTATGGAGATAA